ATGGAAACGGGGTCGAGCGAGAGCTGGACGAAGGCGTACATCAGTTGATCGAGGACCGGGAATGGCATCAAATCTGCTTCATCCGTTTGTGCCTTGTCAGGCGGGCGAAGCTCGGCGGTGGCGTCCATCACGTTGATGAGGTCGAAGCCTTTGAGGCCGTGGAACTCGGCGGCCCAGGCGAGGTAAAGCTTCACGAGGCTCTTGGGCACGTCGGCAATCGGGGCCAAGCCGCCGGAGCTGTCGCCGTCCATCGTCGTGTAGCCGACGGCGGCCTCGCTCTTGTTGCTGGTGACAAGTAACAACGATCCGTGCAGGTTGGCCAACGTCCAGATCAAGGTTCCACGCAGGCGGGCCTGGATATTTTGAAGCGGCAGATCGTGCGCGGGGTTCTCCCAGGAGAGGGTTTCCCCGGTGAGGCGAGAAACGGTGGCCTCGCACGAATCGAGCGACGATTGAATGTTCGTTTCATAATAGGTCGCGCCCACCTCCTCAGCCACGGCTCGGGCAGCGTTGCGGGTGGCCTCGCCTGAATTTTCCGTGGCAAGGTAGGCGCAGAAGAAGCGTTCGGAGACGAGGCGGCGGACCTCGTCGATCGACAACGTCGGGTTCGCGTAGCGGTACATCCGATGCACAAGGAGTGCGACCATCCCGCTATCCCGGCCTCCCGAAAGGGCGAGGCAGCAGGAGGGGATCCCCGTCTTGGCGACGTAGTCGCGCAAGGCGAGGCAGAGGGCGAGTTCCAGTTCCAGATAGTCGAGGTCGCGCCCGGTGATTACCCGACCGTTCAGGACGCTGGTTTCGAGGTCCTGGAGCGAAGGGTCCGGATGTTCCGGCTCCGGAGGCTCGTAATAGGGAGGAGGAGGGGGGGGCACGCGGTCGGTCTGGAAGTCGCCGGCGAGGTGGATTGTCTGCGGGATGGCATCGACGCCGACCCGGGCCAACTGGCCGCGCCAGGAACCTTCCTCCATCCGGGAGTGGCGAATTTCTCCCAGGTCGACGACCCGGTGCACCAGTTCCCACTCGCGGTCGAAGACGAAGCGACGCCCCTCGGTCTCGATCCGGCCGTTGACGCCGATGAACAGGCTGCCGTCGAAGATCAACCGCGTTGCGTCGCAGCCAAGCAAGGACGCATACAGATACACGCAATGATCTTCGAGGCTGATCTGCCGCACCAACCGCCGGCGCATCCGGTGCTTGCCGATCGAGAACCACGAGGCCGACGGATTCATCAAAATCTCGGCCCCCGACAACGCATAGGCCGATCCCGGCCGGATGCCTTGCCAGGCGTCCTCGCAAATTTCAAAGGCCACCACCCCCAGGCCCGGCAGGTCGAACATCTGCGTGCCGAGCGGCGCGGTGGTGCCGTCTGGCCCCCGAAGCTCGACGACCCGCCCCCGGGGCCAGGGGTTGAAGTAGCGGTTCTCGTACTCGACGTCGCCGGTCGCCAGGTTTTCCTTCGCGGCCAGGCCGGCGAGTTTCCCATCGGCCAGCAGGGCCATTGCGTTGTAGATCACCCCCTCGAACAGGACCGGAAGGCCGACGGCCACGGCGATTCCCTCGGTCGCGTTGGTCAGGGCGAGCATCCGGTCCCACGAGCGTTCCATCGTGCCGGAGCGCAGGAGGCGATCTCCCAGGCTGTAGCCGGGAATGCACATCTCGGGCAGGCAGAGCAGGCGAACCCCCTCGTCCCTGGCCGCGGCGATGACTTCCCGGATTCGACGATCGTTGCCGCTCCAGTCGCCGACCGTCTGGTTCAGCGACGCGACCGCCACGTGTGCCTGATGCCGAGCGAGCACGGCGAATCTCTCCGTTGGCCGGGGAAGGGGGGTCCCGTCTT
The DNA window shown above is from Tautonia marina and carries:
- the nadE gene encoding NAD(+) synthase, giving the protein MLARHQAHVAVASLNQTVGDWSGNDRRIREVIAAARDEGVRLLCLPEMCIPGYSLGDRLLRSGTMERSWDRMLALTNATEGIAVAVGLPVLFEGVIYNAMALLADGKLAGLAAKENLATGDVEYENRYFNPWPRGRVVELRGPDGTTAPLGTQMFDLPGLGVVAFEICEDAWQGIRPGSAYALSGAEILMNPSASWFSIGKHRMRRRLVRQISLEDHCVYLYASLLGCDATRLIFDGSLFIGVNGRIETEGRRFVFDREWELVHRVVDLGEIRHSRMEEGSWRGQLARVGVDAIPQTIHLAGDFQTDRVPPPPPPYYEPPEPEHPDPSLQDLETSVLNGRVITGRDLDYLELELALCLALRDYVAKTGIPSCCLALSGGRDSGMVALLVHRMYRYANPTLSIDEVRRLVSERFFCAYLATENSGEATRNAARAVAEEVGATYYETNIQSSLDSCEATVSRLTGETLSWENPAHDLPLQNIQARLRGTLIWTLANLHGSLLLVTSNKSEAAVGYTTMDGDSSGGLAPIADVPKSLVKLYLAWAAEFHGLKGFDLINVMDATAELRPPDKAQTDEADLMPFPVLDQLMYAFVQLSLDPVSIFRRLWPAFADHYENNPRAFAAHIRKFVRLFCFAQWKRERFAISFRVTAFDLDPKTGFRFPPVQTPFTDELAELDRYVEQLCHSARSETPDR